In Betta splendens chromosome 1, fBetSpl5.4, whole genome shotgun sequence, the genomic stretch GTCCTCCACCAATGAGCCCTGCCAGGATGACGCCGCCAAGCCCCTGGACGCCTGCTACAGCCCCGAGCAACGACACaccatcctccagctcctcaacAACGCCACCCCGTCAGAGCTGGCGAGTGTCAAGCTTCTGAGGGGCCGCAAGTCGGTCAACCTCGTGGAGTACCGGACTAAAAACGGACCCTTCAAAACGCTGGAGAGTGTGGTGAACGTGCCGCTGCTCAAACACAAAAGTGCTGTCGTAGTCTTCAACTCTATCCTTAATCCGGttaagaaggagaagaaagtgAGGATCCAGCTGGCCAAGTTCATCAGGCCAGAGATTGACAGGACCTGGCTGGAGGTGAGGCTCTGGCCCACTTAGGTTAActgcttgtgtttctctctcacaTTTACTAAACAACCAGATAACTTGTCATTATTCTATACGTGTTTACCCAGGATGCCAATTCCATAGTGTCAATAGTATGTGGCACAAATAAAATCGCCTGGGCTCATGTCGACCGTGGGATGACAGTACTGGACTGGCAACAGCTGGATTGTCCGAATTTCCTCAGAGGAACGTACATGGCTTCATCGTACTTGAATGATGTGAGGAGTTAAAATGTCATGTTGCTGAGACGCATTTACAGCCTTGTCCTTGTGTAGGTTGTGCATAATTTAGGACTGCGTATACAGATTTGGTTAATTTCTGTCAACAGATCTCTGCAGTCGTGTCAGTCCTCCCTTCAGCAGACTTTTACATAGTAGAGAagtcctccatctccatccagaATACGTCTCTCTTCCATATCATGGCCCATATGAGGGCAGTAGAGGCCATGTTGTTCGCTCTGCTGGAGCCCAAAATCTCCCCAGATTTGAATATTCCTCCCAGGTGAacagatttactgtatttaGCTATAAATGATGCCTATATACTATTTTGAGTTATTATTGGCTTTGCGaactacatttatatatatCATCTATATTCTTCAGGGTTCTCAATATGATGCGCATCGCTGTAGGACGCCATTTCGGACTGATGGTCGGTGAGTGTCGGACTAGTGGGGCACAGACACTGCGTCAGCTGATGAGTGAGTCGGTGACACAGAAGCTCCCCAGGGTAAACTTCACTCGAGAGATGCTAATCAAGTACAGGAACTCCTTCCAAATGGggagcagagaagaaggagatgaACTGTGTGACTCCCTGCTTCAGGCTGTGGCTTTTTACGAGCTGCTCAGCGAATCCGCTAGTTAAAGATCCCATCTCACATCCAGAAAACGCACTACATCTGCGAAAGTGGCAGACTGAGCCCATGCAAACCTTTGAGTTTTACCAAAAACTGTTATTGGTGGTTGTGGCTACATGTCAAATATTGTGGATATTTATGTTACATGAAACAAATTTTCTCAGGCATAATAGTTTtgggtattttttttaaattaagacAAAATTTGTTAGAcaatttatgaaaataaatttatttacatttcattgTTGCACTTACATATGAATAAACATAGCAGTTTAAAGTGAGTGTGTTAGTGTTCAGAAAGATTTCATGTTTTCCGGCACAATACAGGTATTGAAAATGAGCAGTTTGGTCTTTATGGGAAATCTTCTGCAAGTAGTTTCATAGTTGACTTTGAGAGGCCCAGGCCTGTGCCACTCATGTAGTTAATATACCTAATGACCAAAGATAGTATTAGTATagtttctgtaaaaaaaacacacattgaaATGCATCATAAACAATGAATTAACTTTCACAATTACTACTATTTAACAAAAGCAATGGTAATTCAGTAATCACTACTGTCATCTCTCCTTTACTGTCACACAGATGCGTCTTAGaaggacaataaataaatagtaaactTTAAGCTATTTTGCAATGAGTTTGACAGATTTTGAGTCCTGATCCAGCCACCAGCCTTGTGTGTCTTTCTCACCTGACTGGCTTTTCGTtctgttgctgtgctttctgGAAGCGACAGATGGACCGGAGGATGGGCATGTAGTCGACACTGACGGCTCGTCTGTTCCCCAACAGGCTGAAGGGTTCACTGCCAAACACTGCCCTGCTCAGCTCATATCTCTTTTGGGACACGCTGGAGGTACAtggtgaaaaaacaaacatggacaTTTTGAAAATAGTGGTGTATTTTATTCCATTATTGCATAGCGACACCAAAATATCAACTATTTGAATGCTGGCTGTTACGGAGAGCTGGAGAACAGACGCACCTTGGGGAACACAGAGGCTGGACGCCAAAGCGGAGGctctgtgtttcagaagcagcaGGTCGCTCCAGTGTCTCCCACAATTTGTCCTccattgtctgtctgtgcttttgGGCTGCGGTCCACGCCTCCGACAACAGCCAGCAGCACCTGTGACACCCCAGACCCTCAACAGCAGCCTGGATATGCAGCAGATTCTCCTGGCCCcagccccctccctcctcatcgCCTCTGTCGTCCCACAAACCGTCCTTTAGCTCTGCTCCGGTCCAGACAAAACCCTCAGGCCTGAAACCTGAAACAAGcggtgctggagctggaagcGTGGCATCAAGGTACGACATGACGTCAAAAAAATCCGCCACCGCAACGAGGATGTCAGTTTCCAGTTTGGCTGCTTTGTGTCCTACGTTGTCACTTGAAGTCGGGGCTTTGGGTAATGACGCAGAGCTGCCGCGGTTCACGCCACACGATGAGGTGGTGGCACATGTgttgtgtttcctcctgctcaGCCTGGAGATTTTCCTAACATGGTTGCCGTCAGTCGGCTTTGAGGTAACGTTTGCACTCTGGAGCTCAGGGGAAGCAGCCCTGTTCAGATAGTGGACTGAAGCTCCACAGGCTCCGATGGGTAGTAAAAGCTCAAGGTTGGAGTAGAGGAGAGGCACACGCTGTCTCCAGCTCTCAGCtaaaagcatcagcagctccttcatGTCCGCTTCGGACCAGTACCGACTCTAAAGAATCAAAAGCTTCTTAAAGTTGCATTCATTTTATCTTTAGGCACTGTCTCACCAAGTtaacatgaaataaatacttGCCTTCAAGTAGTTCAGCAGTTGGGTTTGTGTGACGGGTCCGAGACCCAGCATGCTGGAGGTGCAGCCTGTTTCACATGAGGGAACTCGTGGGTCCAAAGAGCCTGCATCTACATAATGGGACTGAATCAATTACTGCAAATCGGACCAGGAGTTGTTTTTTATCCGTGAAAGGGGATTCTCATTTCCCTCGAGGAACTTACACTGTGCACAAACCGCCGCTTCCTCCCGCGAGCGTCCTCCCAGAGGCGCCCGTCCTCCGCCGCCGCgcacccagagctgcagctgcagcaggcagcgCCTGACGTCGCCGCGGGTCAGGGCGAGGAGGCCGCCGACGTCATCCGCCTGCAGCCGCACGCGCTCGGCCGAACCCACCAGCTGCAGGTAAGCACAGACACTCGCCTTCCAGCAGGAGGTTCATGACAGTTAGAGCCTGGCCAAAACAGCAAGCGCACAGGCTGGAGCTGAAGAAAAGACAGGTGGGACTCACAGCTGATGGGGTTTCGAAGGTAATTTCGTCCAGGTTGCAGCCGAATCGCTCTCTGAATAAAGGATCTGAAGAGGACATTTAGTCGCACACATGCATTTTGGCTCCGAACCCACTCAAAATTACAGTTTGTGCATTTACCAGTGGTGGTTAGAACGACTGGTCTTTTAGTGGTTGTCATGAAAGTCCTGATGGCCGCATAGAAACCGACATCATCCTCAAACACGACATCAACCTGTGGGAGCAGAGGACGGATCAGACCCGACATGGGCTGTGTGTGCCCTCGTGCGCATTAAATAACAGATCCTCCACCTCTTCAAACAGAATGAGGGATGCGGTCGTCCTCTTGCTCCGCGGCACCGTGTGGTCCCGGTCCCCCGGTGGGTCGCTGGGTTCGCTGGTGTCTGGTTTCTGGGCTGACGACAGGCCACCGAAGCGTAAGCCATCGGCTCTGGCCTTCATCTTAAAGTAATGGGCCAGAGCGCGGGCGGCTGGTGTGGCCTTTCCCCCGCGACGACCGCCGCTCAGCTCTGCTCCCCTTTTTGTGGTCCGGAGGACATTTTTAGGACGAACTGCACCGTTTGCTGAAAGACAAGACAGCGATAAATGTTCATAGTGGTCTGCATCCAGGGAATAAAGAGgccgttttgtgtttttcagggaAGACGTTCACGTCCTACCAGGTGAAGCCTCCGATTTAGCGGAGCAGCTGGTGCCGGTGTAGACTCTGAAGGAAGCGGGTTTCAGCGGGTCCTTCCCCGAGGTCTCCACCAGGTGGGACTGGGTGGCCTCCCGCAACTGGGACAGAACCTGGCGGCCGCTGCGCTGCGAGGAGCAGTTCACCTCAAATACCTTTGATCGAAGAGGAAACGGAGAAGCAGTCGTTTTCACGCGTGACGCCCAGATTCCGTCACATCACGTCTGGGAACTCAAGTAAGTTAGTGTTTCGGTGCCACAAGAAATCCATTAAGCTTGAGAATTATGCCTGTGACTGGGAAGACCCGCCAGTGGCCAAACCACATGCACTATATCAAATACTAGGTCGTCTACACATTCAAAGGGAGAATTGGCAGGGACTTCCAACCTGGAAGCCGAGCTCCAGGGCGCAGGCGTACACCGCCGCGGTCTTCCCCACCCCAGGGGGTCCCGTCAGCAGCACGGCGCTGCCCAGCGACGacccgccggcgccgtccggccCAGCTTCGCCCTGGAAGTCGCCACAGTCCCACGAGTCTgcgaaggagggggaggcgtTACTTTTCCAACAAAAACGTTCGCGCGCACAAGGTTCTGCGAAGCGCCGGGCCGTTAAACGCGACCGCGGCCTtgaggaaacaggagaggaaacgggcTTAAGACAAATGTTGGGTCGTGCCATTTAAAACTGTCATGGAGGAACGCCGGCACATACCGTTAGTGTTGTCTTCTAGTTTCCTTCCATCGGAGGTTTTCCTCTCTTCGGTGTCAGCTCTCAGTTTCCATTTCTTCAACCAGCTGAATTATGGGAGGAAAAGTCAATTGAAACAATTAGACGATGTGtatattttacattaaaaaaaacgaaTTAAAGAGGCCAATATGAAAACTGACCTATGCAGTGTATTCACCGGCACCGCGTTCCCGATGACGTCTCCCGGATGCTGAGGACCGTACTTGTCTGTCCAGAGGACCTCCTCGCAACCGGATCCTGGACAAAGGCAGCAGGTAAAACACGAGCGTGCGAACAGCAGCCGTGTCGCCGTGACCGCTCACCGCTGCTCCGTTCCGCAGCGCCGGGCGGCTCGCGGTGGCCCGGCGGGCCCGCCGAGCCGCCCCCCCTCCGCTTCAGCCGGCGCGTGCGGCTCAGTTTGCTCGCTCCGGTGAAGCCACACCTGAGGCGCTTGGACGCGGTCTCCGAGCTTTCGTCGGATCGTCTCCTCTTGCCTGTGGAAAAGGTCACAGGGGCATTTTATAGAGAGGGGAGTCACTACAGGGAAGCGTTGCTGCCTGATACGACCTGTGGAATGTGAACGCTGAGGCCCCGCTCCGGCTCTCGTCTGCAAAGTGCTGAACGCTGTCTGAAGTGGAGACGTCGCGTTGCAGGTGTGGATGCGCTCCAGGCAGATGTTCAGAGCGGAGCCTGACATCTGttctctcctgtctgtcagcgCTGGGGACATCCGCTGACCTTTCACCCTCAGCCCGCCGTCAGTCGGGGAGGCGCCGGCTGCCGGTTTGCGGGTCTTCTCCACGTGCTGGCCCGTCGCGCCTTCACCGATGCCTTTGATCTCTCTCCGCAGCGCTGCGCAGAAGATCGGCGCTATCTGCACGTCTCCCGTGCGCCGCGGCGGCTCGTCCGTTCCGGCAGACAAACacgaggcgcgcgcgcgcgcgcgtcgctGACCCCCCGTCGGTTCGCCTCCTCTGGCGCGTCGCGTCCTCGGTTCCTGTGTTCCGTGTACGTTTGTGTCGCATTTTAAAGGACTGCAACGGGGAAACCTGCCCGCAGACATTTTGCATTTGGcgctcagctgctgttttcgTGACGAAGTGGGTGACGTCAGTTTGTGCAACCTTGTAGTTGTGTACCTGTAGTGTAGTTTACAACGACTAGCTAACCGCGTGAGTCCGCTAATTTCATAACGTGTTAAAAGTGTGAATAAATCACTCTACCGCGCACGAGATTTGCTTTTAAAGGCGAACGTTGCTTCTGCTACGTCACGAATGACGTATGAAACATGCGCGTGCCGCCAAAGATCGTATCCAGGAACAGTGTGTCTCTCTAAAACGGTAAATCTTGGTCCGTTATCTTATTTTTCCGATAGATGAACTAGATCTGTCCATTAAATGTTTGAGTTGCTGCAATGATTGAGATAAGACCATGGCCACagcgttattattattatttgcttgTTCAGAATAGATAAACAGCAACGACTCTTAGGTGCTGTTTAGGTGGGAAAGGCTGCAAGGCCAAACCAGTTTGTTTTTCCGATTAGAAAGTGGGTCGATCAGTCTGAAAACACTCACTGGTGATGGAGAGGCTGTAGTTGTAAATGTTTGGTCCAAAGGTGGAGAAAGAAATGGAATttccattattaatattatataggAGATCACAATGGAGAAAGTTAATGTTCA encodes the following:
- the tefm gene encoding transcription elongation factor, mitochondrial: MWVARRFLSVVVQRGRYGLFHRPQHGCLPELDLRYLQCTCCWRSRVPVANFETLNATLSSTNEPCQDDAAKPLDACYSPEQRHTILQLLNNATPSELASVKLLRGRKSVNLVEYRTKNGPFKTLESVVNVPLLKHKSAVVVFNSILNPVKKEKKVRIQLAKFIRPEIDRTWLEDANSIVSIVCGTNKIAWAHVDRGMTVLDWQQLDCPNFLRGTYMASSYLNDISAVVSVLPSADFYIVEKSSISIQNTSLFHIMAHMRAVEAMLFALLEPKISPDLNIPPRVLNMMRIAVGRHFGLMVGECRTSGAQTLRQLMSESVTQKLPRVNFTREMLIKYRNSFQMGSREEGDELCDSLLQAVAFYELLSESAS
- the atad5b gene encoding ATPase family AAA domain-containing protein 5b isoform X1, producing the protein MSAGRFPRCSPLKCDTNVHGTQEPRTRRARGGEPTGGQRRARARASCLSAGTDEPPRRTGDVQIAPIFCAALRREIKGIGEGATGQHVEKTRKPAAGASPTDGGLRVKGQRMSPALTDRREQMSGSALNICLERIHTCNATSPLQTAFSTLQTRAGAGPQRSHSTGKRRRSDESSETASKRLRCGFTGASKLSRTRRLKRRGGGSAGPPGHREPPGAAERSSGSGCEEVLWTDKYGPQHPGDVIGNAVPVNTLHSWLKKWKLRADTEERKTSDGRKLEDNTNDSWDCGDFQGEAGPDGAGGSSLGSAVLLTGPPGVGKTAAVYACALELGFQVFEVNCSSQRSGRQVLSQLREATQSHLVETSGKDPLKPASFRVYTGTSCSAKSEASPANGAVRPKNVLRTTKRGAELSGGRRGGKATPAARALAHYFKMKARADGLRFGGLSSAQKPDTSEPSDPPGDRDHTVPRSKRTTASLILFEEVDVVFEDDVGFYAAIRTFMTTTKRPVVLTTTDPLFRERFGCNLDEITFETPSAASVCAYLQLVGSAERVRLQADDVGGLLALTRGDVRRCLLQLQLWVRGGGGRAPLGGRSREEAAVCAQYAGSLDPRVPSCETGCTSSMLGLGPVTQTQLLNYLKSRYWSEADMKELLMLLAESWRQRVPLLYSNLELLLPIGACGASVHYLNRAASPELQSANVTSKPTDGNHVRKISRLSRRKHNTCATTSSCGVNRGSSASLPKAPTSSDNVGHKAAKLETDILVAVADFFDVMSYLDATLPAPAPLVSGFRPEGFVWTGAELKDGLWDDRGDEEGGGWGQENLLHIQAAVEGLGCHRCCWLLSEAWTAAQKHRQTMEDKLWETLERPAASETQSLRFGVQPLCSPSVSQKRYELSRAVFGSEPFSLLGNRRAVSVDYMPILRSICRFQKAQQQNEKPVRYINYMSGTGLGLSKSTMKLLAEDFP
- the atad5b gene encoding ATPase family AAA domain-containing protein 5b isoform X2, producing MSAGRFPRCSPLKCDTNVHGTQEPRTRRARGGEPTGGQRRARARASCLSAGTDEPPRRTGDVQIAPIFCAALRREIKGIGEGATGQHVEKTRKPAAGASPTDGGLRVKGQRMSPALTDRREQMSGSALNICLERIHTCNATSPLQTAFSTLQTRAGAGPQRSHSTGKRRRSDESSETASKRLRCGFTGASKLSRTRRLKRRGGGSAGPPGHREPPGAAERSSGSGCEEVLWTDKYGPQHPGDVIGNAVPVNTLHSWLKKWKLRADTEERKTSDGRKLEDNTNDSWDCGDFQGEAGPDGAGGSSLGSAVLLTGPPGVGKTAAVYACALELGFQVFEVNCSSQRSGRQVLSQLREATQSHLVETSGKDPLKPASFRVYTGTSCSAKSEASPANGAVRPKNVLRTTKRGAELSGGRRGGKATPAARALAHYFKMKARADGLRFGGLSSAQKPDTSEPSDPPGDRDHTVPRSKRTTASLILFEEVDVVFEDDVGFYAAIRTFMTTTKRPVVLTTTDPLFRERFGCNLDEITFETPSALVGSAERVRLQADDVGGLLALTRGDVRRCLLQLQLWVRGGGGRAPLGGRSREEAAVCAQYAGSLDPRVPSCETGCTSSMLGLGPVTQTQLLNYLKSRYWSEADMKELLMLLAESWRQRVPLLYSNLELLLPIGACGASVHYLNRAASPELQSANVTSKPTDGNHVRKISRLSRRKHNTCATTSSCGVNRGSSASLPKAPTSSDNVGHKAAKLETDILVAVADFFDVMSYLDATLPAPAPLVSGFRPEGFVWTGAELKDGLWDDRGDEEGGGWGQENLLHIQAAVEGLGCHRCCWLLSEAWTAAQKHRQTMEDKLWETLERPAASETQSLRFGVQPLCSPSVSQKRYELSRAVFGSEPFSLLGNRRAVSVDYMPILRSICRFQKAQQQNEKPVRYINYMSGTGLGLSKSTMKLLAEDFP